A genome region from Microvirgula aerodenitrificans DSM 15089 includes the following:
- the ssuD gene encoding FMNH2-dependent alkanesulfonate monooxygenase: protein MQVFWFLPTHGDGHYLGTSHGARPVTLAYLKQIAQAADELGYYGVLIPTGRSCEDAWVVASALAPLTRQLRYLVAVRPGIISPTVSARMAATLDRLSGGRLLINVVTGGDPDEAQGDGVFLDHGQRYAAAREFLHIWRRVLQGESVDYDGEYLKVRKARALYPPLQQPYPPLYFGGSSDAAHDLAAEQVDVYLSWGEPPQAVAEKIADVRARARRLGREVRFGIRLHVIVRETAAEAWAAADKLIEQVSDETIAAAQQSFSRFDSEGQRRMSQLHGGRRDQLEIAPNLWAGVGLVRGGAGTALVGDPETVAARILEYAALGIDSFIFSGYPHLEEAYRFAELVFPLLPLGLRERVASSGNLTGPFGEMIANDIVPMRERPAA from the coding sequence ATGCAGGTTTTCTGGTTTTTACCGACCCACGGCGACGGCCACTATCTGGGCACGTCGCACGGCGCCCGCCCGGTGACGCTGGCCTATCTGAAACAGATTGCCCAGGCAGCCGACGAACTGGGCTATTACGGCGTGCTGATCCCGACCGGGCGCTCGTGCGAGGATGCCTGGGTGGTGGCGTCCGCACTGGCGCCGCTGACCCGGCAACTGCGTTATCTGGTCGCCGTCCGGCCCGGCATCATTTCGCCGACGGTTTCGGCGCGGATGGCGGCGACGCTGGACCGGCTGTCCGGTGGCCGGCTGCTGATCAATGTCGTGACCGGCGGCGATCCTGACGAAGCGCAGGGCGACGGCGTGTTTCTCGACCATGGCCAGCGCTATGCGGCCGCGCGCGAATTCCTGCATATCTGGCGCCGCGTGCTGCAGGGCGAAAGCGTCGACTATGACGGGGAATACCTGAAAGTCAGAAAGGCCAGGGCGCTGTACCCGCCGCTGCAGCAGCCGTACCCGCCGCTGTACTTTGGCGGCTCGTCGGATGCGGCGCACGACCTGGCCGCCGAGCAGGTCGACGTGTACCTGAGCTGGGGTGAGCCGCCGCAGGCGGTGGCGGAGAAAATCGCCGACGTGCGCGCCCGCGCCCGGCGGCTCGGGCGCGAGGTGCGCTTCGGCATCCGCCTGCACGTCATTGTGCGCGAGACGGCCGCCGAAGCCTGGGCCGCTGCCGACAAGCTGATCGAGCAGGTGTCGGACGAGACGATCGCCGCCGCACAGCAGTCGTTCTCGCGCTTCGATTCGGAAGGGCAGCGGCGCATGTCGCAACTGCATGGCGGCCGCCGCGACCAGCTGGAAATTGCGCCGAACCTGTGGGCCGGCGTCGGTCTGGTCCGCGGCGGTGCCGGCACGGCGCTGGTCGGCGATCCGGAAACCGTGGCGGCACGCATTCTCGAATACGCGGCGCTCGGCATCGACAGCTTCATTTTCTCCGGTTACCCGCACCTGGAGGAAGCGTACCGCTTCGCCGAGCTGGTGTTTCCGCTGCTGCCGCTGGGGCTGCGTGAGCGCGTGGCCAGCAGCGGCAACCTGACCGGCCCGTTCGGGGAAATGATTGCCAACGACATCGTGCCGATGCGCGAACGCCCTGCAGCCTGA
- the msuE gene encoding FMN reductase translates to MQHRLKIAAVIGSFQRPSRTAALVEALLERFAERLPVDIDVIEISDIGKALGGAFSVSALPEAVRRQFAAVESADFLIVAAPVFRGTYPGLFKHFFDLVGQNALVDTPVLLAATGGSDRHALVIDHQLRPLFSFFQSLTLPIGVYGTETDFSDYRVSSPALQARIDLAVERALPLLRARQARGAAELLAA, encoded by the coding sequence ATGCAACACAGACTGAAAATCGCTGCCGTCATCGGCAGCTTCCAGCGCCCGTCCCGCACCGCCGCCCTGGTGGAAGCCCTGCTGGAGCGCTTTGCCGAGCGGCTGCCGGTCGATATCGACGTGATCGAAATCAGCGATATCGGCAAGGCACTCGGCGGCGCCTTTTCGGTATCGGCCCTGCCGGAGGCCGTACGCAGACAGTTTGCGGCCGTCGAATCGGCCGACTTCCTGATTGTCGCCGCTCCAGTGTTCCGCGGCACCTATCCGGGCCTGTTCAAGCACTTCTTCGATCTGGTTGGCCAGAACGCGCTGGTCGACACCCCGGTGCTGCTGGCCGCCACCGGCGGCAGCGACCGCCATGCGCTGGTGATCGATCACCAGTTGCGGCCGCTGTTCAGCTTCTTCCAGTCGCTGACGCTGCCGATCGGCGTATACGGCACCGAAACCGACTTCAGCGACTACCGGGTCAGCAGCCCGGCGCTGCAGGCGCGCATCGACCTGGCGGTCGAGCGGGCCCTGCCGCTGCTGCGGGCCAGGCAGGCCCGGGGGGCGGCCGAGCTGCTGGCGGCCTGA
- a CDS encoding sigma-54 interaction domain-containing protein, whose protein sequence is MTLLTLPNAQALATSIRATAQVFEDPASRALLSRIRRVAPSDASVLIMGETGTGKELIARHVHALSVRADGPFVAVNCGAFSENLVEAELFGNEKGAFTGAFAAREGWFEAANGGTLFLDEIGDLPLAIQVKLLRVLQEREVVRLGARKPVPIDVRIVAATNVQLEQAIAAGRFREDLFYRLNVVRLELPPLRDRPGDILPLAHFFIRLYQSRLGYERIRIDARAEDKLRRHAWPGNIRELENVIHHTLLVCRDGEIRPDDLQLTRLDSLSAPAATEAVPVALPPMAPSTGMALLEQAFDALCAEDRREGLFEEIETAILRFAYARSQDNQVHTARLLGLSRSVTRARLIRAGLLSVRERGSQG, encoded by the coding sequence ATGACGCTGCTGACACTTCCCAATGCCCAGGCGCTGGCCACCTCGATCCGCGCGACCGCGCAGGTGTTCGAGGACCCGGCGTCGCGGGCGCTGCTGTCGCGCATCCGCCGGGTGGCGCCCAGCGATGCCAGTGTGCTGATCATGGGCGAAACCGGAACCGGCAAGGAACTGATCGCCCGTCACGTGCACGCGCTCAGCGTGCGCGCTGACGGACCGTTCGTGGCGGTGAACTGCGGTGCTTTTTCGGAAAACCTGGTTGAAGCCGAATTGTTCGGCAACGAGAAGGGGGCCTTTACCGGCGCCTTTGCCGCCAGGGAAGGCTGGTTCGAGGCTGCGAATGGCGGCACCCTGTTTCTCGACGAGATCGGCGACCTGCCGCTGGCGATCCAGGTCAAGCTGCTGCGCGTGCTGCAGGAGCGCGAAGTGGTGCGGCTTGGCGCGCGCAAGCCGGTGCCGATCGACGTGCGCATTGTGGCGGCGACCAATGTCCAGCTGGAACAGGCCATCGCCGCCGGCCGCTTCCGGGAAGACCTGTTCTACCGGCTGAACGTGGTCAGGCTCGAACTGCCGCCGCTGCGTGACCGGCCGGGCGACATCCTGCCGCTGGCGCACTTCTTTATCCGCCTGTACCAGTCGCGGCTCGGTTACGAGCGCATCCGCATCGATGCCCGCGCCGAGGACAAGCTGCGCCGGCATGCGTGGCCCGGCAATATCCGCGAACTGGAAAACGTCATCCATCACACCCTGCTGGTGTGTCGCGACGGCGAGATCCGCCCCGATGACCTGCAACTGACCCGCCTGGACAGCCTGTCTGCGCCAGCGGCGACCGAAGCGGTCCCCGTCGCGCTGCCGCCCATGGCGCCTTCGACCGGAATGGCGCTGCTGGAGCAGGCCTTTGATGCCCTGTGCGCCGAGGACCGACGGGAGGGGCTGTTCGAAGAAATCGAGACGGCGATCCTGCGTTTTGCCTATGCACGCAGCCAGGACAACCAGGTCCATACCGCCCGCTTGCTCGGCCTCAGCCGCAGCGTCACCCGCGCCCGGCTGATCCGTGCCGGCCTGTTGTCGGTGCGCGAGCGCGGGTCACAGGGTTGA
- a CDS encoding acyl-CoA dehydrogenase family protein: protein MLNTLAPPIAGRARPRHDDIFAIADELAQRFAATAVARDQAGGTPKAERDALRRSGLLTLAIPREFGGLGASWSEMLTIVRRFARVDASIAHVFGFQHLMLATVRLFAGPAQWQPWFEHTARRQWFWGNALNPLDPRTQARPRPGHYLFAGQKRFCSGALDSEMLIVSARHADDQRLLIAAVPTARSGITLLDDWDSIGQRQTDSGTVQFEQVRVENSEILADPGPLTTPFSCLRPLIAQLTLTCVYLGIAEGAFDEARHFSLHEARPWHRSAAATVGEDPYVLNHYGEFWLGLESVRALVERAARMLDDAWACGDALTADERGRLAVSIASAKVAATRIGLDVCTRLFEVTGARATHAALRLDRHWRNLRTQTLHDPVDYKLRELGDWALNQQPPAPSFYS, encoded by the coding sequence ATGCTGAATACCCTGGCCCCGCCGATCGCCGGGCGTGCCCGCCCGCGTCACGACGATATCTTCGCCATTGCCGATGAACTGGCGCAGCGCTTCGCCGCCACGGCCGTGGCGCGCGACCAGGCGGGTGGCACACCGAAGGCCGAGCGCGATGCATTGCGGCGCAGCGGGCTGCTGACGCTGGCCATCCCGCGCGAGTTCGGCGGGCTGGGGGCCAGCTGGAGCGAGATGCTGACCATCGTGCGCCGCTTTGCCCGCGTCGATGCGTCGATCGCCCATGTGTTCGGTTTCCAGCATCTGATGCTGGCGACCGTGCGCCTGTTCGCCGGGCCGGCGCAGTGGCAGCCGTGGTTCGAGCATACCGCGCGGCGGCAGTGGTTCTGGGGCAATGCGCTGAACCCGCTCGATCCGCGCACCCAGGCCCGGCCGCGGCCGGGCCACTACCTGTTTGCCGGGCAGAAGCGCTTCTGCTCCGGCGCACTGGACTCGGAAATGCTGATCGTGTCGGCGCGGCATGCCGATGACCAGCGGCTGCTGATTGCCGCCGTGCCGACCGCGCGCAGCGGCATCACCCTGCTGGATGACTGGGACAGCATCGGCCAGCGCCAGACCGACAGCGGCACGGTGCAGTTCGAGCAGGTGAGGGTGGAGAACAGCGAGATCCTGGCCGACCCCGGTCCGCTGACCACGCCGTTCTCGTGCCTGCGGCCGCTGATTGCCCAACTGACCCTGACCTGCGTCTATCTCGGCATCGCCGAGGGCGCATTCGACGAGGCGCGGCATTTCTCGCTGCACGAGGCGCGACCATGGCATCGCTCCGCGGCGGCGACGGTTGGCGAAGACCCGTACGTGCTCAATCACTACGGCGAGTTCTGGCTTGGCCTGGAAAGCGTGCGCGCACTGGTCGAACGTGCGGCGCGGATGCTGGACGATGCCTGGGCGTGCGGCGACGCCCTGACGGCGGACGAGCGCGGCCGGCTGGCGGTCAGCATCGCCAGTGCCAAGGTGGCGGCGACGCGGATCGGGCTGGATGTCTGCACCCGGCTGTTCGAAGTCACCGGCGCGCGTGCCACCCATGCCGCACTGCGGCTGGATCGCCACTGGCGCAATCTGCGAACGCAGACCCTGCACGATCCCGTAGACTACAAGCTCCGCGAACTCGGAGACTGGGCGCTGAACCAGCAGCCGCCCGCGCCATCCTTTTATTCCTGA